CCGCGTTCCTGCTCAACGAAAAACGCAACTCGATCACCAAGATCGAACTGCGCACCCGTGCCCGTATCGTCATTCTGCCGAACGATCACCTCGAAACGCCGCACTTCGAAGTTCAGCGTTTGCGTGACGACAGCCCGGAAGCCGCGACCAACCAGTCCAGCTACGAAATCGCTGCCGCCGCTGCCGAAGTCGAAGAAGTCCAGCCTGCCGCTGCGACCCGCACTCTGGTTCGCCAGGAAGCTGCGGTGAAAACTGCCCCGGCCCGTGCGAACGCACCGGTGCCGACCGAAGTTGCACCTGCCGCACCTGTTCCGGCACCGGTTGCCGCGCCTGAGCCAAGCCTGTTCAAGGGTCTGGTGAAGTCGCTGGTCAGCCTGTTCGCCACCAAGGAAGAGCCAGCCGCACCGGTCGCTGTTGCGAAACCGGCTGCCACCGAGCGTCCTGCCCGCAACGAAGAACGTCGCAACGGTCGTCAGCAGAGCCGCAACCGTAACGGTCGTCGCGATGAAGAACGCAAGCCACGCGAGGAACGTGCTCCACGTGAAGAGCGTGCCCCACGCGAGCCGCGCGAAGAGCGTCAGCCTCGTGAAGCCCGTGAGCCGCGTGAGACCCGCAGCGAAGCGCCGGTAGCCCGCGAAGAGCGCGCACCACGTGCCCCGCGTGAAGAACGTGCACCGCGCGCACCGCGTGAAGATCGCAAGCCGCGTGGCGAGCGTGAAGAACGCGTACGTGAACTGCGCGAGCCACTGGACGCCGCGCCAGTCGCAGCCGCAGCCACCGCTGCCGTGTCGACTGAAGACCGTCCGGCCCGTCAGCCACGCGAAGAACGCGCTCCGCGTCCGCCGCGTGAAGAACGTCAACCGCGCGCCGAACAAGCCGCTGCTGCCGTCGCTGAAGAAGAAGTGAACACCAATAACGAAGAGCAACTGCCGGAAGACGGTCAGGACAACGCCGAAGGCGATCGTCCACGTCGTCGCTCCCGTGGTCAGCGTCGTCGCAGCAACCGCCGCGAGCGTCAGCGTGATGCCAACGGCAATGTGATCGAAGGTTCGGAAGAATCCGAGTCCGCTGAAAACGCTGGTGAGCCAAGCACTGCCGATCTGGCCGCTGGCCTGGCCGTCACCGCCGCCGTTGCCAGCAGCACCATCAGCGCTCCGGCTGAAGCTCAGGCCCACGAGCAGGCTGAGCGCGCTACCGCCGCCACACTGGAAACTGCTCCAGTCGAAGCGCCGGTTGTCGAAGCCACCACTCCTGTGGAAGTGACCGCTGCGCCGGAGATCGAAGTCGCCCCGGTCCGCGAAGCTCAGCCTCAGGTTGAAGCAGCGGCTGAACCGGAAGCTGTCGTTGAAGCGCCAGCTGCCGCCACTGAGCCAGCGGTTGAAACCGTCACTGAAGAAGTGACCAAAACCGTGCGTGAAGTTCGCGAAGAGCAGACTGCGTTCAACTGGGTTGCCGAGCCAGCCGTCACTGAGACTCCAGCGCCAGTCGCTGAAGCCGAAGTACCGCAGGCCATGGTTTCCGAGCCAGTGGTCGCAGCGGCCGAGCCGGCTCCAGCGCCTGCGGTTGAAGCTCCAGCAGTCGAAGCACCGGCTGTCGAAGCTCCAGCCATTGTCGAAGCACCGGCCCCAGTGGTTGAAGCTCCGGCTCCGGTCAGCGCCCTGACGCCAAACGGCCGCGCGCCAAACGACCCGCGTGAAGTGCGTCGTCGCAAGCGTGAAGCCGAGCGTCTGCAGAAGGAAGCCGAACTGGCTGCCGCTGCGGCGCCAGTGGCTGCCGAACCTGCCGCTGCGGCTGAAGTGGTCGAGGCAGCCCCTGCCCCGGTCGCTGAAGAAGCATCGGTTGAAGCGGTGATCGCTGAAGCACCACGGTCCGTTCAGGATGCGGTCGAGCAGCGCGAAGAAGCTCAGGAAAAAGAGCACGAGCCTAAACCACTCGTGTAATTCCTGAAGCCATTAAAAAGCCCCGCCTGGTGAAAGCCTGGCGGGGCTTTTTATTGCCTGCGATTCAGGCCGCACCGATGCTCACTCCTACAGGGGATTTGTGCATGGCTCAGGAATGAGGAAATACCAACGATTCAGGCACATCGATATCCCACAACACCCCCGAATCATCCACCGCCACTTCCACCACCCGCCCCTGCGCAAACAACGGCCGGGCGCCCTTATCGCCAGTCAATGCCTGCAATTGCGTGCCAAACGAACGACCAAACCCCACTGGATGGCCAAACTCGCCGTTCAGCACCGGCACGCTTACCGCATCATCAGCCAGCGCCGCGACCACTCTTTCTATAGTCGACGGCAAGATAAACGGCATATCTCCAAGCACAATCAACCAGCCATCCGCATCGGCACTGGCCGCAACACCTGCTGCAATGCTGTCGCCCATGCCGGTCGACTCGATCGACACCACGTCGCAGCCGTAGGCCTGAGCCATGCGCATCGCCTGCGGTCGCGCTTCGGTCGTGACCAGTACGCGCTTGTCGAGGCTGGCCGGCAGATTCACCAGCACCTGCTCAATCACCGAGCGCACCGCGCCGTCACGCCCCGTGCAGTCAGCGAGCAATTTGTCTTTGTCGGGGCCGGCGATCTGGCGAAAGCGCTTGCCCTCGCCCGCTGCCAGCACGATCACTGCGATGGATTGGCTCATGCACCCTCCAGCGCTTTCTTCTGTTTCAGTTCCACACCGTTCTTGATCGCGACAATTTCCGCCAGCAACGACAAGGCGATCTCTGCTGGAGAATGACTGCCGATGTGCAGGCCGATCGGCCCGTGCAAGCGATCAATCGACGCTTGGGACAAGCCTAGCTGAGCGAGGTTTTCCCGGCGCTTCTGGCTGTTGACCCGCGAGCCCAGCGCGCCGACGTAAAACGCCGGCGAGTCGAGCGCAGTAAGCAACGCCATGTCGTCCAGCCGAGGATCGTGGGTCAAGGCGACAATCGCCGTGCGCTCGTCGGTCTGGATGTTCAGCACCGCTTCGTCCGGCATGCCGGGAACAAAACGGCCATGTTGCTCTTCCCAGCCGTAGACAAACTCGGTACGTGGATCGCAGATCAGCACTTCGAAATCCAGCAGCCGCGCCATGTCAGCAACGTAGCGCGACAACTGCCCGGCGCCGATCAGCAACAGGCGCCAGCGCGGGCCATAAATCGCTCGCAGGACTTTGCCGTCGAACACCAGTGAGTCGGATTTAGTCGCCGGAGTTAACAGCACCTCGCCGGTTTCGATGTTCAATTCCCGGGCAACGATTTCGTGATTTTCGCAACGCTGCAGCAGCTCGGCCACCCACGCCGGGTCACCGACGCGCTCTTCGGTCAGGCGCAGAGTACCGCCGCATGGCAGGCCAAAACGCGCGGCCTCTTCGCGGGTCACGCCATAGGTAATCATCTGCACCGGCGGGCCATC
This genomic interval from Pseudomonas koreensis contains the following:
- a CDS encoding XdhC family protein: MDSVDLNVLRSVLEWRRAGHRVVLFSVVQTWGTAPRSPGAMLALREDGVVIGSVSGGCVEDDLIARLHDGRIATDGPPVQMITYGVTREEAARFGLPCGGTLRLTEERVGDPAWVAELLQRCENHEIVARELNIETGEVLLTPATKSDSLVFDGKVLRAIYGPRWRLLLIGAGQLSRYVADMARLLDFEVLICDPRTEFVYGWEEQHGRFVPGMPDEAVLNIQTDERTAIVALTHDPRLDDMALLTALDSPAFYVGALGSRVNSQKRRENLAQLGLSQASIDRLHGPIGLHIGSHSPAEIALSLLAEIVAIKNGVELKQKKALEGA
- the rne gene encoding ribonuclease E translates to MKRMLINATQPEELRVALVDGQRLYDLDIESGAREQKKANIYKGRITRIEPSLEAAFVDFGSERHGFLPLKEISREYFKKAPEGRVNIKDVLSEGQEVIVQVEKEERGNKGAALTTFISLAGRYLVLMPNNPRAGGISRRIEGEERNELREALNGLVAPADMGLIVRTAGLGRSSEEMQWDLDYLLQLWTAIKEASLDRSAPFLIYQESNVIIRAIRDYLRQDIGEVLIDSVEAQDEALTFIRQVMPQYASKIKLYEDSVPLFNRFQIESQIETAFQRVVELPSGGSIVIDPTEALVSIDINSARATKGSDIEETALQTNLEAAEEIARQLRLRDIGGLIVIDFIDMTPAKNQRAVEEKVRECLEADRARVQIGRISRFGLLEMSRQRLRPSLGESSGIVCPRCNGTGIIRDVESLSLAILRLIEEEALKDRTAEVRAQVPIPVAAFLLNEKRNSITKIELRTRARIVILPNDHLETPHFEVQRLRDDSPEAATNQSSYEIAAAAAEVEEVQPAAATRTLVRQEAAVKTAPARANAPVPTEVAPAAPVPAPVAAPEPSLFKGLVKSLVSLFATKEEPAAPVAVAKPAATERPARNEERRNGRQQSRNRNGRRDEERKPREERAPREERAPREPREERQPREAREPRETRSEAPVAREERAPRAPREERAPRAPREDRKPRGEREERVRELREPLDAAPVAAAATAAVSTEDRPARQPREERAPRPPREERQPRAEQAAAAVAEEEVNTNNEEQLPEDGQDNAEGDRPRRRSRGQRRRSNRRERQRDANGNVIEGSEESESAENAGEPSTADLAAGLAVTAAVASSTISAPAEAQAHEQAERATAATLETAPVEAPVVEATTPVEVTAAPEIEVAPVREAQPQVEAAAEPEAVVEAPAAATEPAVETVTEEVTKTVREVREEQTAFNWVAEPAVTETPAPVAEAEVPQAMVSEPVVAAAEPAPAPAVEAPAVEAPAVEAPAIVEAPAPVVEAPAPVSALTPNGRAPNDPREVRRRKREAERLQKEAELAAAAAPVAAEPAAAAEVVEAAPAPVAEEASVEAVIAEAPRSVQDAVEQREEAQEKEHEPKPLV
- a CDS encoding nucleotidyltransferase family protein translates to MSQSIAVIVLAAGEGKRFRQIAGPDKDKLLADCTGRDGAVRSVIEQVLVNLPASLDKRVLVTTEARPQAMRMAQAYGCDVVSIESTGMGDSIAAGVAASADADGWLIVLGDMPFILPSTIERVVAALADDAVSVPVLNGEFGHPVGFGRSFGTQLQALTGDKGARPLFAQGRVVEVAVDDSGVLWDIDVPESLVFPHS